The Zingiber officinale cultivar Zhangliang chromosome 9A, Zo_v1.1, whole genome shotgun sequence genome window below encodes:
- the LOC122020821 gene encoding protein ECERIFERUM 26-like, producing MSSDQAAVTGHRFSSVVPGDVTGSAVVHELAGMDLIMKLHYLRAVYYFAPSEVVDGLAITDLKKPMFPWLNVYYPLAGRIRRAAEGGRPFIKCNDSGLRIVEASCGRTMDEWLQAEEGGESRWRSLVPDKVLGPELYFSPLVYIQFTRFKHGGMAIGYSWAHVLGDPESATNSINLWGELLSGNPQTVIAQKNEENTEEPVITPQGPAPAPVPAPAPIKQVEIAEDVWLPPTHRKMATHCFRITETELEKLHGEQVPPFETISALFWRCLARIRSRREPELATICRSGTPAKNNEILHNKFRTSTVKLDSSAASVELLGLATKILKQDMDEALVDGDNTGEQDFLLYGANLTFVDMGGIDLYGLELRGQRPVRVAYSVDGVGEEGAILVLQPPQRTDLSVMVILPEDEIPSLCRVLSSDFGIA from the exons ATGAGCTCCGACCAGGCGGCGGTCACCGGCCACCGGTTCTCGTCGGTCGTGCCCGGCGACGTGACCGGCAGCGCCGTCGTGCACGAGCTCGCCGGCATGGACCTCATCATGAAGCTCCACTACCTGAGAGCCGTGTACTACTTCGCGCCCAGCGAGGTGGTCGACGGGCTCGCCATTACGGACCTCAAGAAGCCCATGTTCCCGTGGCTCAACGTGTACTACCCCCTCGCCGGGAGGATCCGGCGGGCGGCGGAGGGCGGCCGTCCGTTCATCAAGTGCAACGACTCCGGGCTCAGGATCGTCGAGGCCAGCTGCGGCCGGACGATGGACGAGTGGCTGCAGGCGGAGGAGGGCGGCGAGTCGAGGTGGAGGAGCCTCGTGCCGGACAAGGTGCTCGGCCCGGAGTTGTACTTCTCGCCGCTGGTTTACATCCAG TTTACCAGATTCAAACATGGAGGGATGGCAATTGGATACAGCTGGGCTCATGTTCTAGGCGATCCGGAGTCAGCCACGAATTCTATCAACCTCTGGGGAGAGCTCCTCAGTGGCAATCCACAAACAGTGATAGCACAAAAGAATGAGGAAAACACTGAAGAACCTGTGATAACACCTCAAGGACCAGCTCCAGCTCCAGTTCCAGCTCCAGCTCCAATCAAGCAAGTTGAAATAGCTGAAGATGTGTGGCTCCCTCCCACACATCGTAAAATGGCAACACATTGCTTCAGGATCACTGAAACTGAGCTCGAGAAGCTGCACGGAGAGCAAGTCCCTCCTTTTGAAACGATCTCAGCTCTGTTCTGGCGGTGCTTGGCGAGAATCCGAAGCCGGAGAGAACCCGAATTGGCGACCATATGCCGATCTGGAACTCCGGCGAAGAACAATGAGATACTGCACAACAAGTTCAGAACAAGCACGGTCAAATTAGACTCCTCAGCCGCCAGCGTCGAGCTGTTGGGACTGGCAACCAAAATCCTGAAACAGGACATGGACGAGGCATTGGTTGACGGAGACAATACTGGCGAGCAAGATTTTCTACTGTATGGGGCAAATCTAACGTTTGTCGACATGGGAGGGATCGACTTGTATGGGTTAGAGCTCAGGGGGCAGAGGCCTGTGCGAGTGGCCTACAGCGTCGACGGCGTCGGTGAGGAAGGAGCAATTCTGGTGCTTCAGCCTCCTCAGAGAACAGATCTAAGTGTGATGGTCATCCTGCCAGAAGATGAGATCCCGAGCCTGTGCCGAGTGCTCAGCAGCGATTTCGGCATCGCTTAA
- the LOC122019882 gene encoding vacuolar-sorting receptor 6-like: protein MAGFAAVLAVLTVAAVVGSASARFVVEKSAVKVIRPEHIKGRHDAALANFGVPNYGGTMVGVVKYQVNSTACNAFDGEPFKTGASRRPAILLVDRGDCYFALKAWNAQQAGAAAVLVADNIDEPLLTMDNPEESQNTDYVDKINIPAALINREFGAALKKALAKRDELVIIKLDWRESMPHPDERVEYEFWTNSNDECGPRCDDQMSFVKNFKGHAQLLERGGFAQFTPRYITWFCPDAYLLSKQCKAQCINKGRYCAPDPEQDFSEGYDGKDVVIENLRQLCVHRVGNETGRPWVWWDFVTDFHVRCSMKNKSYSRDCAEEVVKSLGLPLDKVNRCMGDPEADAENDVLKIEQEIQIGHGSRGDVTILPTLVINNIQYRGKLESKTVLKAICAGFKEATEPPVCLNQDMETNECLRSNGGCWQDPKSNITACKDTFRGRLCVCPVVNNVKYEGDGYIACKAVGPGRCAMDNGGCWTETKDKQTYSACLDSELTGCRCPNGFYGDGYKCEDIDECKEKLACNCPECQCKNKWGGYDCKCKGDLVYIKGEDTCIAKSNNASKFGWILSIIVISCVAGAGLAGYIFYKYRLRTYMDSEIMAIMSQYMPLDSHNNEIQSLRQESTAL, encoded by the exons ATGGCCGGCTTTGCTGCCGTGCTCGCCGTCCTGACGGTGGCAGCGGTCGTCGGCTCGGCGTCAGCACGGTTCGTGGTGGAGAAGAGCGCCGTGAAGGTGATCAGGCCGGAGCACATAAAGGGGCGGCATGACGCGGCGCTCGCCAACTTCGGTGTGCCAAACTACGGCGGGACGATGGTCGGCGTGGTGAAGTACCAGGTGAACTCCACGGCCTGCAACGCTTTCGACGGCGAGCCCTTCAAGACGGGGGCCAGTAGGCGCCCTGCCATCCTTCTAGTTGACCGAGGAG ATTGTTACTTTGCTTTGAAGGCATGGAACGCACAGCAAGCTGGCGCAGCTGCAGTTCTGGTCGCTGACAACATCGACGAGCCCCTCCTCACCATGGACAACCCTGAGGAAAGCCAAAACACGGATTACGTCGACAAGATCAACATCCCTGCCGCCCTCATCAACCGCGAGTTCGGGGCGGCCCTCAAGAAGGCCTTGGCGAAGAGGGACGAGCTGGTGATCATAAAGTTGGATTGGAGGGAGTCGATGCCTCACCCCGACGAGCGGGTGGAGTACGAGTTCTGGACCAACAGCAACGACGAGTGCGGCCCTCGGTGCGACGACCAGATGAGCTTCGTCAAGAACTTCAAGGGCCACGCGCAGCTGCTTGAGAGGGGAGGCTTCGCTCAGTTCACGCCGCGCTACATCACCTGGTTCTGCCCTGATGCCTACTTACTCAGCAAACAATGCAAAGCTCAGTGCATCAACAAGGGGAGATACTGCGCACCTGATCCCGAGCAGGACTTCAGCGAGGGGTACGATGGCAAGGATGTGGTGATCGAGAACTTGAGGCAGCTCTGCGTTCACAGAGTTGGGAATGAGACCGGGAGGCCCTGGGTCTGGTGGGATTTTGTTACTGATTTCCATGTCAGGTGCTCCATGAAGAACAAGAGCTATAGCAGAGATTGCGCAGAAGAGGTCGTCAAGTCCCTCG GTTTGCCCCTGGACAAGGTTAACAGATGCATGGGTGATCCAGAAGCAGATGCTGAAAATGATGTCCTAAAGATAGAGCAGGAAATACAG ATTGGCCATGGTTCTCGTGGAGATGTAACTATTTTACCCACCTTGGTCATAAATAATATTCAATATCGAG GGAAACTAGAGAGCAAGACTGTTCTCAAAGCTATATGTGCAGGATTCAAGGAAGCTACGGAGCCTCCTGTATGCCTAAATCAAG ATATGGAGACAAATGAGTGCCTTAGATCGAACGGTGGATGTTGGCAGGATCCAAAGTCAAATATCACAGCCTGCAAG GATACCTTCAGAGGTAGACTGTGTGTGTGTCCTGTCGTGAATAATGTAAAGTATGAAGGAGATGGCTACATAGCTTGCAAAG CGGTAGGACCAGGAAGATGTGCAATGGACAATGGAGGTTGCTGGACTGAGACAAAAGACAAACAAACATACTCTGCTTGCTTG GACTCAGAGTTGACTGGTTGCCGCTGTCCTAATGGATTCTATGGAGATGGTTATAAATGTGAAG ATATTGATGAATGTAAGGAGAAACTTGCTTGCAACTGCCCTGAGTGCCAGTGTAAGAACAAATGGGGTGGATATGACTGCAAATGCAAGGGTGACCTAGTGTACATAAAGGGGGAGGATACATGCATAG CTAAGAGTAACAATGCATCAAAATTTGGATGGATCTTGTCAATCATAGTAATTTCATGTGTGGCTGGTGCTGGACTAGCAGGATATATATTCTACAAATACAGACTCAGG ACTTACATGGACTCTGAGATAATGGCTATTATGTCACAATACATGCCGCTTGATAGCCACAACAACGAGATCCAATCTTTACGACAAGAATCAACTGCATTATAA